One stretch of Nicotiana tabacum cultivar K326 chromosome 18, ASM71507v2, whole genome shotgun sequence DNA includes these proteins:
- the LOC107809990 gene encoding biogenesis of lysosome-related organelles complex 1 subunit 1-like: protein MDRSKQGDSAHGLEASLIQFINLHHSSSVKLRDATEKAKKDAIRSARRVSELLVDSVNREVQESFVMQKRIEMEIRALAATILQFGKQTDQWLAASHSINTAIKEIGDFENWMKTMEFDCKSINAAICNIHQE from the exons ATGGATCGGTCAAAACAAGGAGATTCTGCTCATGGCTTAGAAGCTTCACTCATTCAATTCATTAACCTTCACCATTCTTCCTCTGTCAAGCTCCGTGATGCCACCG AGAAGGCGAAGAAGGATGCAATTCGAAGTGCGAGACGGGTTTCAGAGCTGTTGGTGGACTCAGTTAATAGAGAAGTGCAAGAATCTTTTGTAATGCAAAAGAGAATTGAAATGGAAATTCGAGCTTTGGCTGCAACTATTTTGCAATTTGGGAAGCAAACTGATCAGTGGCTTGCTGCTTCTCACTCCATTAATACTGCAATTAAG GAAATTGGAGATTTTGAGAATTGGATGAAGACAATGGAGTTTGATTGTAAAAGTATTAATGCTGCTATCTGCAATATTCACCAAGAATGA
- the LOC107809992 gene encoding putative calcium-binding protein CML48 isoform X1 encodes MSSYGNRATYSPSAPPLSDPNEPPVAHPYHPPPSSSSGNYSNYPNYPQSQQPQPQPQSSGYGYGPTSSSSYGYNYQQPTPNYAAFFPPGTDPQVIQSFQMVDRDQSGFVEEKELQEALSSGYQRFRLRTIRLLIFLFKNPSDQFPRIGPKEFAALWSCLGQWRAIFERFDRDRSGKIDATELRDALYSLGYMVPPSVLEVLISRYTDGCSRRPELCFDSFVECGMIVKGLTEKFKEKDTRYTGSAKLTYDEFMSMILPFIVSY; translated from the exons ATGTCATCCTACGGCAACAGAGCAACTTATTCTCCTTCAGCACCACCTCTCTCCGACCCAAACGAGCCCCCAGTAGCCCATCCCTATcatcctcctccttcttcttcttcgggaAATTACTCAAATTACCCAAATTACCCTCAGTCTCAGCAGCCACAGCCACAGCCACAGAGTAGTGGTTATGGATATGGgcctacttcttcttcttcttatggGTATAATTACCAGCAGCCTACTCCAAATTATGCTGCTTTTTTTCCACCAGGGACTGACCCACAAGTTATTCAGAGCTTCCAGATGGTGGACAGGGACCAAAGTGGGTTTGTTGAAGAGAAGGAGTTACAAGAGGCTCTTTCTTCGGGTTACCAAAGGTTTAGGCTTAGGACTATTCGTTTGCTCATCTTTCTCTTCAAAAATCCCTCTGACCAGTTCCCACGCATTG GACCAAAGGAATTTGCTGCACTATGGAGTTGTCTTGGTCAATGGAGG GCAATATTTGAGAGATTTGATAGAGATCGAAGTGGGAAGATTGATGCGACAGAACTAAGGGATGCTCTCTACAGTCTTGGATACATGGTGCCACCTTCTGTTCTTGAAGTTTTGATCTCCAGATATACTGACGGATGCAGTCGGAGGCCTGAACTATGTTTTGATAGCTTTGTCGA ATGTGGGATGATTGTGAAG GGCTTGACTGAAAAGTTCAAGGAGAAAGACACACGTTATACCGGCTCGGCAAAACTGACCTATGATGAGTTCATGTCCATGATCCTACCTTTTATTGTGTCATACTAG
- the LOC107809992 gene encoding putative calcium-binding protein CML48 isoform X2 produces MSSYGNRATYSPSAPPLSDPNEPPVAHPYHPPPSSSSGNYSNYPNYPQSQQPQPQPQSSGYGYGPTSSSSYGYNYQQPTPNYAAFFPPGTDPQVIQSFQMVDRDQSGFVEEKELQEALSSGYQRFRLRTIRLLIFLFKNPSDQFPRIGPKEFAALWSCLGQWRAIFERFDRDRSGKIDATELRDALYSLGYMVPPSVLEVLISRYTDGCSRRPELCFDSFVECGMIVKVYEGQMHISQVSQSMSAC; encoded by the exons ATGTCATCCTACGGCAACAGAGCAACTTATTCTCCTTCAGCACCACCTCTCTCCGACCCAAACGAGCCCCCAGTAGCCCATCCCTATcatcctcctccttcttcttcttcgggaAATTACTCAAATTACCCAAATTACCCTCAGTCTCAGCAGCCACAGCCACAGCCACAGAGTAGTGGTTATGGATATGGgcctacttcttcttcttcttatggGTATAATTACCAGCAGCCTACTCCAAATTATGCTGCTTTTTTTCCACCAGGGACTGACCCACAAGTTATTCAGAGCTTCCAGATGGTGGACAGGGACCAAAGTGGGTTTGTTGAAGAGAAGGAGTTACAAGAGGCTCTTTCTTCGGGTTACCAAAGGTTTAGGCTTAGGACTATTCGTTTGCTCATCTTTCTCTTCAAAAATCCCTCTGACCAGTTCCCACGCATTG GACCAAAGGAATTTGCTGCACTATGGAGTTGTCTTGGTCAATGGAGG GCAATATTTGAGAGATTTGATAGAGATCGAAGTGGGAAGATTGATGCGACAGAACTAAGGGATGCTCTCTACAGTCTTGGATACATGGTGCCACCTTCTGTTCTTGAAGTTTTGATCTCCAGATATACTGACGGATGCAGTCGGAGGCCTGAACTATGTTTTGATAGCTTTGTCGA ATGTGGGATGATTGTGAAG GTTTATGAAGgacaaatgcacatttctcaagTCAGTCAGAGTATGTCTGCCTGTTGA